The Anastrepha ludens isolate Willacy chromosome 2, idAnaLude1.1, whole genome shotgun sequence genome contains a region encoding:
- the LOC128859655 gene encoding uncharacterized protein LOC128859655 isoform X3 produces MWLECSRSLKNRDTFDYDDDFGSPVPTQATDESSGMEESTKVGEICAENESIEAESFKELDPDEIDPESVETMFTNFVETTIPPVSNVCGLRKEEEGDSTTLMFKLLDRKIKQAALTEAQISDMETSVMLFVYKKLSEYKKKNKTLN; encoded by the exons ATGTGGCTCGAATG TTCTAGATCCCTAAAAAATCGAGACACTTTCGACTATGATGACGACTTTGGCTCTCCGGTGCCAACACAAGCAACAGATGAATCTTCAGGAATGGAAGAGTCAACAAAAGTCGGAGAAATTTGCGCCGAAAATGAAAGTATTGAAGCTGAATCATTTAAAGAACTTGACCCGGACGAAATAGATCCGGAGAGTGTGGAAACAATGTTTACAAACTTCGTAGAAACAACAATCCCACCTGTTTCGAATGTGTGCGGCTTAAGAAAAGAGGAAGAGGGCGACAGCACAACGTTAATGTTTAAATTGTTAGACCGTAAAATAAAGCAGGCAGCACTTACCGAAGCACAAATTTCAGATATGGAAACTAGCGTCATGTTGTTTGTGTATAAAAAGCTgtctgaatataaaaaaaagaataaaacctTAAATTAA
- the LOC128859655 gene encoding transcription factor Adf-1-like isoform X1 → MSFERRVIAEVQKYECLYNMQALNYKDAAFKDKLWQKVAQKCGSNVEECKKKWKHLRDCYNRCKKRDLLYSKQYPGDTRRKIWRYKNQMDFLSPFFNQKHSRSLKNRDTFDYDDDFGSPVPTQATDESSGMEESTKVGEICAENESIEAESFKELDPDEIDPESVETMFTNFVETTIPPVSNVCGLRKEEEGDSTTLMFKLLDRKIKQAALTEAQISDMETSVMLFVYKKLSEYKKKNKTLN, encoded by the exons atgagTTTTGAACGAAGGGTAATTGCCGAGGTGCAAAAGTACGAATGCCTATACAACATGCAGGCGTTGAATTACAAAGACGCGGCGTTCAAAGATAAGCTGTGGCAAAAAGTTGCCCAAAAATGTGGCTCGAATG TAGAGGAATGCAAGAAAAAATGGAAGCATTTGCGTGACTGTTACAATCGATGTAAAAAGCGCGATTTGTTGTATTCTAAGCAGTATCCGGGGGACACAAGGCGGAAAATATGGCGTTATAAAAATCAAATGGATTTCTTGTCGCCCTTCTTCAACCAAAAACA TTCTAGATCCCTAAAAAATCGAGACACTTTCGACTATGATGACGACTTTGGCTCTCCGGTGCCAACACAAGCAACAGATGAATCTTCAGGAATGGAAGAGTCAACAAAAGTCGGAGAAATTTGCGCCGAAAATGAAAGTATTGAAGCTGAATCATTTAAAGAACTTGACCCGGACGAAATAGATCCGGAGAGTGTGGAAACAATGTTTACAAACTTCGTAGAAACAACAATCCCACCTGTTTCGAATGTGTGCGGCTTAAGAAAAGAGGAAGAGGGCGACAGCACAACGTTAATGTTTAAATTGTTAGACCGTAAAATAAAGCAGGCAGCACTTACCGAAGCACAAATTTCAGATATGGAAACTAGCGTCATGTTGTTTGTGTATAAAAAGCTgtctgaatataaaaaaaagaataaaacctTAAATTAA
- the LOC128859655 gene encoding transcription factor Adf-1-like isoform X2 has product MSFERRVIAEVQKYECLYNMQALNYKDAAFKDKLWQKVAQKCGSNVEECKKKWKHLRDCYNRCKKRDLLYSKQYPGDTRRKIWRYKNQMDFLSPFFNQKQSLKNRDTFDYDDDFGSPVPTQATDESSGMEESTKVGEICAENESIEAESFKELDPDEIDPESVETMFTNFVETTIPPVSNVCGLRKEEEGDSTTLMFKLLDRKIKQAALTEAQISDMETSVMLFVYKKLSEYKKKNKTLN; this is encoded by the exons atgagTTTTGAACGAAGGGTAATTGCCGAGGTGCAAAAGTACGAATGCCTATACAACATGCAGGCGTTGAATTACAAAGACGCGGCGTTCAAAGATAAGCTGTGGCAAAAAGTTGCCCAAAAATGTGGCTCGAATG TAGAGGAATGCAAGAAAAAATGGAAGCATTTGCGTGACTGTTACAATCGATGTAAAAAGCGCGATTTGTTGTATTCTAAGCAGTATCCGGGGGACACAAGGCGGAAAATATGGCGTTATAAAAATCAAATGGATTTCTTGTCGCCCTTCTTCAACCAAAAACA ATCCCTAAAAAATCGAGACACTTTCGACTATGATGACGACTTTGGCTCTCCGGTGCCAACACAAGCAACAGATGAATCTTCAGGAATGGAAGAGTCAACAAAAGTCGGAGAAATTTGCGCCGAAAATGAAAGTATTGAAGCTGAATCATTTAAAGAACTTGACCCGGACGAAATAGATCCGGAGAGTGTGGAAACAATGTTTACAAACTTCGTAGAAACAACAATCCCACCTGTTTCGAATGTGTGCGGCTTAAGAAAAGAGGAAGAGGGCGACAGCACAACGTTAATGTTTAAATTGTTAGACCGTAAAATAAAGCAGGCAGCACTTACCGAAGCACAAATTTCAGATATGGAAACTAGCGTCATGTTGTTTGTGTATAAAAAGCTgtctgaatataaaaaaaagaataaaacctTAAATTAA